The Streptomyces sp. NBC_01142 genomic interval CCCGCGGGTCCTCGCGGACCTGGCCAAACGCAAGCTCCGCAACAAGATCCCCGAACTCACCGAGGCCCTGACCGGACGGTTCCGCGAGCACCACGCGTTCCTGGCCCGACTGTATCTGGATCAGTACGACCAGCTCACCACGATGATCGACCAGCTCACCGGACGCATCGAGGAGGCGATGGCCCCCTTTCGTGGCGCCCTCGACCTCCTCGACACCATCCCCGGCATCAACCAGGCCACCGCCGAAGTGATCATCGCGGAGACCGGCGGGGACATGACCCGGTTCGCCTCCGCCAAACACCTCGCGTCCTGGGCCGGGGTCTGCCCCGGCCACCACGAGTCCGCCGGCCGTACCAAGAACACGAAGGTCCGGCCCGGCAACCCCTATCTCAAAGGCGCCCTCGGCCTCGCGGCATTCGGCGCTGTGAGAACCAAGGACACCTACCTGCAGGCCCGTTACAAGCGGCTGACCGCCCGCCGCGGCCCGCTCCGGGCACTGGTCGCCGTCGAGCACTCGATCATCACCGCGATCTGGCACATGCTCACCGACAACGTCGCCTACCAGGAACTCGGCGGCACCTACTTCACCCAACGCGACCCCGAACGCGCCACCCGCCGAGCCATCACCCAGCTCAACCAGCTCGGCTACACCGTCACCCTCAACCCGAGGGAGAACGCAGCCTGACCGACAGCCCCGAACACCCGGCAGCCCTCCACGGCCACCGGGCACCCAGTCCTGCCCACACCCACCCTGACCTGCTGCTATTTACGCGTCAGAGGCTCCAAGGCCCTTCGTGAGAGATCACGGAGGGCCTTTTGTGTGCCTGATGGGAACACTCTGGGAACATTAGATGCGATGTCTATTCGTTTATGTGCCGTTTCGCTCTGAGTGGCACGTTTGCGCTGGCTGATGATCTGGGTTTCGCGAGGCCGAAGCCGACGCAGCGCAGCGGTGAAGGCGCCGTTAAGCCCGGTGGCATCGGCGAGATCTGTCAGCAACGGCCGCCCGGCGCGCACAACGGGCAGTCGGGACTCGAGGGCCTCACCTCACCTCACCCGGGAGGCGACCATGTACTTCACAGACCGAACCGACGCGGGCCGGCGACTCGCCGCACGGCTGAACCACCTCAAGGGCCAAGACCTGGTGGTCGTGGGACTTCCCCGCGGCGGCGTCCCGGTCGCTGCGCAGATCGCAGAGGCCCTGGGCGCTCCGCTCGACGTCTGCCTCGTAGGCAAGCTGGGGGTGCCCTTCCAGCCGGAGCTGGCCATGGGCGCCATCGGCGAGGAAGGCGTGCGCGTCGTCAATGAACCGGTGGTGCGGGGCATGGGTGTGACGGACCGTGATCTGGCGGCGGTGGAGGAACACGAGCGCGGCGTCCTGGAGCAGCGCGCCCGCCGCTATCGGGGCGAGCGGCAGCCGGCCCGGTACGAGGGACAGACGGTTCTGGTGGTGGACGACGGTCTGGCGACCGGCTCCACGGCACTGGCGGCCTGCCGGATTGCGCGCGCCCGCGGCGCGTCGCGGATCGTGCTGGCGGTTCCCGTGGCGCCGCACGACTGGTCGGCCCGCCTCGGAGGCGAGGCGGACGAAGGCGTCTGTCTGCACACCCCCCGGCAGTTCCACGCCATCGGTGAGTTCTACGCGGACTTCGGGCAGACGAGCGACGAGGAGGTCATCGCCTGCCTGGAGCACAACCGCGTGGCGCACGCCACGTCCGACGCGCCGCCGGCCGCGGGCAGCGCCTCCCCGGAGCACGATTCCCTGCCCTATGACAGGTCGGTCCGGATAGCGGCC includes:
- a CDS encoding IS110 family transposase; translation: MDVLHERCAGLDISKKDAKVCVRTPSTKRRGSFTTETTTWGSTTNAVLDLRDHLLAAQVTLVVIEATSDYWKPFYYVLTEGLDVVLVNARQVKNLPGRKTDVSDAAWLAQLGAHGLVRPSFVPPEPVRELRDLTRARTTATRERGRVVQRLEKLLEDTGIKLSAVASDIMGVSGRAMLEALIRGEADPRVLADLAKRKLRNKIPELTEALTGRFREHHAFLARLYLDQYDQLTTMIDQLTGRIEEAMAPFRGALDLLDTIPGINQATAEVIIAETGGDMTRFASAKHLASWAGVCPGHHESAGRTKNTKVRPGNPYLKGALGLAAFGAVRTKDTYLQARYKRLTARRGPLRALVAVEHSIITAIWHMLTDNVAYQELGGTYFTQRDPERATRRAITQLNQLGYTVTLNPRENAA
- a CDS encoding phosphoribosyltransferase family protein, with protein sequence MYFTDRTDAGRRLAARLNHLKGQDLVVVGLPRGGVPVAAQIAEALGAPLDVCLVGKLGVPFQPELAMGAIGEEGVRVVNEPVVRGMGVTDRDLAAVEEHERGVLEQRARRYRGERQPARYEGQTVLVVDDGLATGSTALAACRIARARGASRIVLAVPVAPHDWSARLGGEADEGVCLHTPRQFHAIGEFYADFGQTSDEEVIACLEHNRVAHATSDAPPAAGSASPEHDSLPYDRSVRIAAGGAALDGRLTVPRGAPGVVLFAHGSGSSRKSPRNRFVATGLNRAGLGTLLFDLLTEAEAVNRDNVFDTALLARRLTQATEWLREQPDTQGMEFGYFGASTGAAAALWAAAEPAADVTAVVSRGGRPDLAGLRLPEVKAPTLLIVGGRDHLVLDLNRQAAARLSCEHQLAIVAGATHLFEEPGTLESVTELATDWFSRHLA